A portion of the Tachysurus vachellii isolate PV-2020 chromosome 14, HZAU_Pvac_v1, whole genome shotgun sequence genome contains these proteins:
- the LOC132856580 gene encoding protein SCO2 homolog, mitochondrial, which yields MLGVRSLASFTSSWSMLRITLQASHNKYNYDSLYYIPRLYSCYTIHTNKCQISKQAHFHSPCKRAFLLQSFGHHRAMFSKDNQPPKSSFSAKIKLQTRLAMTMLVGGVIIGTWWYVHEEKQQKLQMKRIEQLKKVAIGQGDFCLLDHTGQQRTKKDFLGQWVLIYFGFTHCPDICPEEMEKMSSVVKLLDESNLPFVQPLFITVDPERDDVASMAKYITDFHPRLIGLTGTPEKVKEVGQSYRVYMSAGPKDEDGDYIVDHTILIYLLSPDGLFLDYYNRMKNAKQIAESIQQHMKNYKKLFPSQHS from the coding sequence ATGCTTGGTGTCCGATCTCTTGCCAGTTTTACATCATCATGGAGCATGCTGAGAATCACTCTACAAGCCAGccacaataaatacaattatgactcattatattatataccaAGGTTGTATAGctgctacacaatacacacaaataagtgTCAAATCAGTAAACAAGCACATTTCCATAGTCCTTGCAAGAGAGCCTTTCTGTTGCAGTCATTTGGGCACCATCGAGCCATGTTTTCTAAGGACAACCAACCTCCAAAGTCCAGTTTCTCAGCCAAGATAAAGCTTCAAACACGACTGGCCATGACGATGCTTGTTGGAGGTGTTATAATTGGCACCTGGTGGTATGTGCATGAGGAAAAACAGCAGAAGTTGCAGATGAAGCGGATAGAGCAGTTGAAGAAAGTGGCCATAGGTCAGGGAGACTTCTGCTTGCTGGACCACACTGGTCAGCAACGGACCAAAAAGGACTTCCTGGGGCAATGGGTGCTCATATACTTTGGCTTCACACACTGCCCTGATATCTGCCCTGAGGAAATGGAAAAGATGAGCAGTGTGGTAAAGCTGCTAGATGAGTCAAACCTGCCTTTTGTGCAGCCACTGTTTATAACTGTCGATCCTGAAAGAGATGATGTGGCTTCTATGGCTAAGTACATCACAGATTTTCACCCACGGCTGATTGGACTGACTGGGACACCCGAAAAGGTAAAGGAAGTTGGACAGTCTTACCGGGTTTACATGAGTGCTGGACCCAAAGATGAAGATGGAGACTATATCGTGGACCACACCATCCTTATATACCTCCTCAGTCCAGATGGCCTTTTCCTGGACTATTACAACCGAATGAAAAATGCCAAGCAGATTGCTGAAAGTATTCAACAACACATGAAGAATTATAAGAAGTTATTCCCTAGCCAACATTCATAA